The DNA window TGAATATTGTTGTGAATATTGCTGTGAAATGTGAATATTTCGTTCGTTAATTTTTGTGACTGTGAATATTCTGCAAGTAGCTGTGAatattgttgttaatttttgGTTGTCCCTGTTCGTTTACTTTTGCTTAAGTTGATATTGGTTGTCCCTGTTTGTTTGCTTCTGCTTCTGTTAATGCTTAAGTTGAATCAGAATTTGAGACTATCCCCATGTTAATCTTCTCACTGAAAAAGAACTggcacttttattttttattttatggatgGTGTTGGCCATTTCAGTTTTCTGTGATGTTGATATAATGGATTAGTTATTGTTGAACTGTAGTTGTGAGAATTTGGGTGGGTTGGCCGTTTAACTGAATTTGTGAGAATTAGTTATAAGTTATTGTTGAACTGAAAGTGTCTGTGAACTGAAGTTATTGAACTTGTTGAGTTCTAAGATAAGACAAGATGAAGTATTGTGTGCAGTAGCATGAAATCAGAATTTTGTTATAGAAATGAATTGAAACTTTAATTATGGTAGTAATTAGTAATCTGGTTGAAAGAATTTTCCAGTGATatcttataaattatatcaGGTCCTTAAAATGTCTTCACATGATGGTAGTACTCCAAGTAGTGATCCTTCAACGGCCCAATCATCTCAACCTTCAATTTTCATGTCAAGTGGTAGTAGAGGAAGAACAGATTTGGCATGGGGTCATTGTAGCGAAGCTCCTGAACTTAGTGTtggatgtaaaaaaactaaattagtatGTTTATATTGTGCTAAAGTATTTGCGAGTGGTGACATTAATCGATTTAAGCAACATTTAGCTGGAGCTAAAGGAGAAGTTGAACAATGTCGCAAATGTCCTCCTGATGTTCGACATCAAATGCTTTTGAACCTTAAAGGAaatgttgaaacaaaaaaaagagttagagaaatgcaagcagatttcaatccatttaatgcacaacaaaGGGAGCATGAAGAGATGATGATTAGGGaattagaagatgatgatgaggatgatgatgaggatgtcaatactaaaaaacatatgttaccACCGAaggttgcaaaaaagaaaaagattcaaagcACCAGCATTGTAAAACAATCAACtacaagttaaaataaattattgtttaacacataatatttatttgttaattatgtttgaaatgtagatgtcataaatgttaatgagattgaagatgatTGTGATGATGAAGTTTCAAAGGAGCATGCTGATGATTTATTAGGTGTTGACGAAATTGGCTCATTTCCATCGACATTTGATCCAAATTTTGCTCCCATGGACACAGAAGAACTTAATGTGTTCATTCAAtaaaagtgaatgtgttgttgatttagaatttatgttgttggatgttttgtttaaaatattttagaatttatgttgttggatgttttgtttaaaatattttagaatttatatttggtttgtgttttggatattgaattaaatttatgttgttggtttaaaatttaaatttggtttatgtaAGTGTTGCATTGTAAATTTGTAACTAGTTAGGTGTTTTatataggtgttttttttttggttgaccctggtcaacccatctgacccgtgacccgatcactggaccgggtcgatgaccgggttgggttttaaaactatggtgctaatacattccctttacgcaatcagtTCCTTGCCTTAGAATTTCTGAAAGATCAGTTAGGGTTACTAGTggccaaaatactaggtggcgactcatttatccaaaaacaaaagaccCCGAAATCAATCAAGGGTCGCCGCGACGCCGGGCTCCGCCACGAGAGTGCGACAATGTTGATGTtctatgttaatatatatatgttcgaaattaaatttcaataaatttttaacctataaagtaaataaattacACTTTTAATTTAACCTCAAATATACCTATTAaccatattttaataaatttcccACCACATAAACAAGGAAAAGCTTAGATGGGCTCAGAAAATGCAACCGAGAGCTCGAGGACAATACAATGCTAAGGCAGACTGGCCCTGTCTGGactgctttttctttctttttccagcCACGGTTGTGTTGGTTCCTAACCCATTAAATCCAATCGATGGAGAGCTCGACGACGAATCACTGGGGTGGAAATAATAAGTTTAGCCTATAATCAACGCTTGGTATACTCATGGCTGGCAACTTAAATTCCCAGTTACTTATTTATCTagatatatttctttcttcttcttcttcttcttttaaaaaatgggTATTGAATCAGTATGAGCAATCCGACCAAAAGCCATCACATAGGAAGCATCATCAATTTGACCAGCTCGCATCAAGCTCGATCAAGAAGGGATTTTTGATGATCCAATCCAAAACATTAATCTCAAGATTAATTCCAAGTTCTAACAGATAGGATTAACTACGAAAATATCATCAATCTGTCATTTTCAATGTTGGATTTACCAATATATTTAACCAATTTTATCATCTACACTATCTGCTTACAGTTCCGATGTTTCCATCCAAATTTCAGTCAGATTAGCTAATGAGTTTCAATAAATGGTAGGAAAAAATTGgagcaaagaaaatgaaataaaaaaaaggtgttttgaacattaaaaaagaacGATAGTTCATATCAGAAtacaaaaacaagtaaatatttGTTGATATCAGATGATTAATCCCAAAGTTTGCATCGATAAAGTTTTCAGTTGGATTTGTTCAAAAATAGTCATAGAATTACAAACAGCACAAATAGCAATATTGTATCTATTTAGTCGCCATTCATTGTGTCGAAGTTTGAGGGAATATTTATCGATTaagtttctgtttgtttttgtgttttaaaaatatttaaaaaaaaaaattaaatttttttttattttttttgtttgaaattaatatttttttagtgttttttaatcatgcgctgatataaaaaataaaaaatatattgttttaatatattttcgagtaaaaagtattttgaaaaacaattctaattatacttttaaacacatttttaaCTGAAAATATTACAAcggttattttaaaataattatatgtcattgaaaagaaaaggatgcagATCTGGGGAATGACATCACATGAATTCCAAGTTTTGCTTGGAAATTAGTTGTGCCCGCAGCtctaattaattcttaaaatgaGTCACTACGATTTgatctttatatataaataaagtcaAGTTAATAGGTGTTTTTgagtaatttgattttaaatttacaattacATTTACATAATTGTTTTATGTGAAAGATGCTTTTCTTTAAAAGTGAGTGTCGTTCATCCAAAAATCAAAAGCTTTATTACTGTATAAAAgatcataaatgtttttttttaaaaaaaacaagtatgtTTAAGAGTGTAGTTGCGTTTgcttttcaaaaagtttttttattcagaaatatatttaaataatattttttttattttttaaatatcatttttaatatcagcgtattaaaatgatttaaaaatattaaaaatatattaattttaaaaaaaaatttcaaaaatatttttaaaacataaaaacaaatattgccTTAAGTAACCCTGTATACACATGTGCAAAGTGCCTGTTCCACTTGCCTtcaagtgtgttttttttttaatttgaaaataatattttttaatacaaaaaattaaaaacattttattttaatatattttaaaataaaaaatattttttaaaaaaatcaaacactaaaaaaaacatggtagaAACTGAGCCTGGTGGATTCTAGAACCAAGAGAATCAAACCCAAGTCAGATATGGCAGGATCAAAATTATAATCATGGGTTTTTATTTCTCAGGCTACTCACTggttacataattaattttttattattaatagcagtaaaagaaaagagaagaaaaggaaggttAGCGGCTCGAGAAATCAGATATGCCTTCGTAAAGACAATCGTATCTATCGAACGGCTATAAATCTAAGTGCAACGTAAGAACATATTCCTGGTAGCACCATAAAATACACTACCCTTGACTTGCAAGAGTAAGCAAGCAATCGGTGTAAAAAGAAAGGGGGGAATAGCCATTACAACACACAACttgaataataaaagaaaaaaaaagaaggagaagaagaagaagactttaGAGCTTTCTTTGCCTCTCTGCAACcttcccctttctctctctctctctcttttataataaaacaaccACCTTAGATCTAACCCTAACCTTCTCCCCTCACCAATTCCCAGGTACCGACTCTCTGTCTAttctataaaatatatacaCATGTTTTCgtctaattattttgttaatgttcattTGACGTTAtgcattgatgtttttttttgcttatgttGTCTGGGGATTGGATTGTAGAATAATGGAAGTACCGTCGACGAGTCAACAGGAGTTTGAGTACCTGTTCAAGTTGTTGTTAATTGGGGATTCTGGTGTGGGAAAGAGTACTCTGCTTTTGAGTTTCACGTCCAAGAATTTTGAGGATCTTTCTCCTACCATTGGTCagcttatatttttctttctctcattAATTTGagtattgttttatattttttttatgttttgagtaTGTGCAGAGTTAATGGGCAACCTCTCTTGCTTTTATATTTGCAGCGACTTGTCTTTGTATCGATGTTATCTTTTTGGGTTTTGGAATATAGACCAATTGTTTGTAAAATTAGTTTTAGTGTAGCtctaagatttatttatttattcccgTAAATTTGTAGGTGTGGATTTTAAAGTAAAGCATGTCACCATAGGTGGGAAAAAGTTGAAGCTTGCTATCTGGGACACAGGTAACTGTCTGTCTGATAATGGTTTGTTTACTTAAATGTTCAATTAagttagaatttgtttttacataatGTTGTCATTAGAATAGAGAGATTGGCCGTGATTGGTTGATGCATCGAGGTCTGGAGGAATTTCTGATCAGGGAATAACAGTTCCTCTGTTAGAAGGGAATGCTTTAGTTTTGCTTGGTTGATTGGGTTGATaaaggtttattttttctattttttcatattgCAGCTGGACAAGAGAGGTTTAGAACTCTAACTAGTTCTTATTACAGAGGAGCTCAAGGGATAATTATGGGTATGTGTTTTCATCTTGTTTATCCCTCCCTTGTGTTTTGTCTTGTTTTCTTGCCCAGCCCTTAAATGTTCTTTGAAGCTTGTCCGGGAAAAGTTGATATTTCACTCTACTGTAATGTATGGTTGATATTCTCTCTATGTAATTGGATCTATTCATCACATTGACTTGGGGActgattataaataatttacttATAGTTGTGAAAGAACTATCTACAAATTGTTGGATGGGACAGATTGTTGCTTTGGTTTCAGTTGTTCTTATCTCGCTCCTCTTGCTTAATGCTGTTGTCTTTGGAATAAGTACAGTGTATGATGTAACACGACGAGAAACATTTACAAATCTATCTGAAATATGGGCAAAGGAAATTGATTTGTACTCAACAAATCAGGATTGCATCAAGATGCTTGTTGGAAACAAAGTCGATAAGGTATGTATAAAATTGCACTGCAAATTATTTGTACTATGGAGGGTGTGATAAGAAtttgcccttttcttttcttttctctttctagaTGAGGATGGATTTACACAGCCTTTTCACTGTTTCAATATCATTTCAAGTGTTCACATACACACACAACACACATTTATATATGTAATAAGCATTTGTCCGTGCATGCATCTATATGTATGGTTCTGAATTTCTCTTATAATTTGTCAAAGGCTTCTTAGATACAACAACATCAAGCACGTGTCTTTTTTATAGGTAGCATATCAAAAGGTTTTACATTTCAATGTTTTTACCAACATTTAAtccattttctttatttcacaGGAGAGCGAAAGGGTTGTCACCAAAAAAGAGGGTATTGACTTTGCTAGGGAATATGGATGCCTCTTCCTTGAATGTAGTGCAAAAACTAGAGTCAATGTGGAGCAATGCTTCGAGGAACTTGTTTTAAAGGTAGATGAAATCTAGCACCTGCCCCGtagttctttgttttgtaaTCCGTTAAAGCACTTACTTTGGTTGGGACAAGTTTAGGTTTGTTCTgtatcttttcttaatttgaaaCTTTGAAGATTACATTTGCTGCCCCGTGTGTTCCCTTTTCTGATCAATCAGTTGCTACTAATTTAACTTTGAAGTACTTTTTATCTGTTTCAATTGAGAATCTACGAAACATGTTTGTTGCATTTGAGtgaatttgatccttttttcttctggtacaaatttatatagattattgtctaattcttttaaaatgatGCTTTAAAGTTTTGAGTTTTCCATCACGCTTTGCTTAGCATTGGAAGGCAGAATTTCATGCTTTCAAAATGGAACTTATGTGTAGAACTTCGGATGGTAAAACAACCtgtgttttcatattttagcaCAGTGCATGCATTTTCTTCCATCGTGATGCTAATCATGAATGGTGATGATGGTTTTTTGTTGATATGCAGATTTTGGAAACGCCTAGTCTGTTGGCTGAAGGCTCTAGTGGTGTGAAAAAGAACGTCTTTAAACAGAAGCCTCCAGAGGATGTTACAACCAGTAGTTGTTGCTCATGGTAATTGCAGAGTTGAACTCTTGCTACTGTCTTTATCGAGTAGCCTCTGGTTTTCCTGTCCTCTTCGATATAATATTGTGTTTTACGTCAACCTTCAACATTAAGCTGTACattagttatataaaaaaaatgacgtTATTTGGTTGAATCTATGTTCTTTCCATTATTTGACCagatttattttccttctcaTGAATTTCTTTTATTCCCTGCTCCCCTTCTATTGGGGACAAAGTATAATAAgctaaaaggaagaaaatcagGGCTAGAATTTTGTGAGcataaaggagaaagaaaatggGGTTATATTAGAAATGCATGAGCTGATTCGTCGGTGCACAATTCTCCAAGGAAGAAACAAGACTCGCAGAACTTGAGCATATCATCCAGTGATATAAACTTCATGAATATACCCTTCAATAGAaaatttggctttttttttctcccagtTCGGCCGCCTGCAAATAGTTATCAGTTGAATGTGAATATgctccttattttattttatttttattttgagccaCTGgctattttctataattttgtttcaacttCAGTTAAGCCTCTAGCGGGGTGCAAATTATCAGGGATAAATTGGGCAATTAGTATATAAAATGCAAATAAATGGACAGGAGTAAAAAGTTTTGGTGAAATAAACATTTTTAGGATGTTGTGGTTTAAAGATATAATATTTGACTAAGGATGTGTTTGGGAATGctgtttaaaatgaatattttttttaatgttctcataaatgtcaaaaattatttttaaaaaatgaaaaaactttgatgcatttctaagcgaaaagcaTTTTGAACCGTCACTACTATAATCCTAAACAGACTCTAAATATCATGGTTGGAACCatgatatcaattaattttattgtggtTCACAATCATGATAAGATTATAATTAATGTCATTTAGTCAAATTCTTACAAATTGGTCTAGCATTTCATAGTAGTTTGTTAAACTAGCGGATTAGTTGAAACTGAAAAACAGAGGTAACCTTATGtgtgaataataaattttggaGATCTTAATtgtagtttgttttttagtttacaaGTTGAATAAACATGTATATTTTGATTCATAAAACATATTGGAACAAAAGGATTCataaaaatcatagttttgttgTGAACTGGTCGACCGGTTCCAATCATTAGATAAACCGGTTGATTGATTGAACTAGAAAATTAGTAATGAGGCTACTACCCctcctaataaaaaattttcccAACAtctaaatacaacaaaaaaaatatattttttagatttattatttactttgttaatcttacttttaatttagttaatgattttaaagagttaaaatttttataattttaataagatttGGGCAGAATCTCTCCTATACAAGAATTATACATAAGACATTCtgtaaaaagaaacaatttgaATTCTGGTCAATTAgatgtaattttaattaaattacattactCTAACCCTAATTGGCAAAATTCATATCAAATTCTCAAAATTTAACGTTAAAGAAAATTTACcaataattaaacataattcatgaagctcaattgcattaaatcaaatccaaattcatagcaaattaatataattcaaagtaaATACCAAATTCATGaacttataaataatttaatagaaCGTGTAATTCATCACGCAAATACAACTTTCATACTCTCTTGTATTAAATCATCAAGCgtagttaattatattattatctgaTTCCAACAATACATAAAAAATCTCTAATTCGACAACCTAACATCAATTTAACGCAacacaaaattaattgaaataattaattcatggaaattcataaaaacatcgcataaaagaaagataaagaaaagataagtGTGATTGCCAACGATATAAAtgattaatgataaaattgaaaaacataaactttaaaaaaggaaaaaaaataaacgaagCAAACTCGGGTGAATTTTCTAAATCTGAGTTAAAATCTCGAACTCACAACCCATTAAATCTTAGACCAAGACTGAATTAAGAagttcaattcctaatcaatttaatgttggtTAGTCAAAGTAAacccaacaaagaaaaataaataaaaaaaaaaacccgagaaAACCCgggtcattttcaaaattagtaaaaaatccaacagaaagcaaataaataaaaataactgagcccaatatttaattgaataaatattgtaagatgaaacttaaaaaaaaatgattttaaaaaaagaaaaaaaaacaagcaaatctGGGCGAACCTCTCAACCATGGATTAGTCTATAAAACTCGATTTGTAATCAATCTGATATCAAAtgatagaatttaaaaaaaatatcaatttaaaaaatctgtaaaataaaataaaataataataaaaagaacagagatcaaatttgacaagaaaaaaaaacttaagaatgatggaattgtaaaaaacaaaaaaaaattatctcacataaaacaaatagcaataaaaaaacagaaactgaatttgaaagattaaaaaaaattaaaggtggatgaaattaaaaaataatattaatttcataatttttttttttaaatatcagttTAAAGAATTGgccaaaaaaactcaataaagaaagacaaataaaaagacccgaGATAGTCAGGGTCATTTTCAATACCAACAAATGTTTTTtcagaaagcaaataaataaaaagaatggaacTTGAtctctaatttaataaatattgaaggataaaaataaataaaaaaagcttaaatgaaggaaaataaaaaaaccaaacaaactaGACGCGAACCTCCTAAATCCGGTCGAATATCTAAAACTTATAACTCGTGAAATCCTGAATTCGggttcaatcaagaagtttaactcccaactaatttaatgttaaagaattaaatcataaaaaaaatatcaatttaaaaaacatatcaaaataaaaaaaacacaataaaaagaacgatgattaaatttgataggaaaaacaatccaaggaagatgaaattgtaaaaaaaatatatgaaaaatgatcttaaacaaaataaatagcaataaaaaaaataaaaaccaaatttgaaagataaaaaaaaataaagggggtgaaattgaaaaaatgatttttttttatagattgttcaaaataaaataaatagtaatcaaaatgatatgaaccaatgttaaggaaaaaaaattaaagggactaatctaaaattttaaagggGCTGGCACATAATTCGAAGTggatagaaaaaagaatgaaaagaaagaaatgataaatgttaagaaaaaagaCGTGTTTGGTGCATGTGCCACTTCATTATGGAGATTATATCAAGACCTTTTAAACATTGCCATGAAAAGAGACATTTGATGATCGGACAACCTTGCAAGCATCGCTCGAAGGGTGTGGAGGCTGTCTACATGTTGAAAAACCACgatgaaaacaccaaaacatCCTTTGAAAATAgtgttgttaattttaaatatgaatttaataaaaaaaaatgaaaaagatgtaAAAGCCCCTAGATTTAAGCCATTATTTAAGTAATTTGactgttctaaaaaaaattaaaaaaactaatctatcccaaacaatttgaaaataacattgaataataattaaagaccATCTTGCCCTCTAATCCTAgcccaataattttttgaatatggaacaaatttgtcaaaaaatagtattttgagTTTAAGAGTACAACATCTTCCCTTCCTCCATTAGtcggccccgtttgtttgctggaaagtagtttccttttagaaagtgaattccggggaaagtgaattccgggaaagtgaattccgggaaagtattttccgatgtttggtagtgtaatggaaagtaagttggaaaacactttccagtgtttggttatgtcatggaaaatgagctggaaaataacttattaatgttttatttttctcaagtttattaaaataatgaggaacaaatcttacaaattaaaaaattgaatgagaatgaaattgaaaaaaaatataatttcataaattatctcaaataaaataaataataatcaaaataatagagatcaaatctaaaaaattaaaaaaaaataaaaggtgaagaaattaaaataataataattaacatttcataaattatttcaaataaaataagtaacaatcaaaagaatgaggaccaaatttgatagataaaaaatttcaataaaaaatgataaggaaaaagcaaatagcaattataaaaataaggatcaaaattaatataaaaattaaattttaagagatgaaattgaaaaataaatattcaaaacaaattatatatagcaatcaaaagtttgatgatcaaatttgatataatcagcaaataatgacatttctaaatttttcacaacttctggaaagtgttttccgcccaaattttccaggaaaacactttcctgaaaaccaaaccaaattttcctttgactggaaagtgttttccgttgaccaacttttctaatggcaaacaaacacaggaaagtttggaaagtggtttcccggaaatcactttccggaaaacaaacacagccaaaagggaaaacactttcctgaaaaccaaaccaaattcgaaaagtgttttcgttgactggaaaatgttttccgttgaccgaaaagtgtttccgttgactggaaaatgtttttcgttgaccgaaaagtgttttcagttgaccaactttcctaatggcaaacaaacacaggaaagtttggaaagtggtttcccggaaagtgaattccgggaaacaaacatggccttagtTTTTGGTCAATGCAATCAATTaataagtgtttgtttttgttgttaaaaaatatttttggaaacttttatttttttacagttcaaatgaattttttatattttcaaattattttaatacattaaaataaaaaatatattttttttaaattttttaatatatttataaatactttAACAAACCACCACCACAACTGTTACACTCACTATCCAAGgaaacaatttaataaaatacctGGTGGAACGAAGAAGAagcattttctttaattactaataaatagaataaaatattcttcttcaACTTAAAATCATCCATACGCCACTCTACCCACAGTCCATCATCTGCCTTTACTTTTCTTATAAGTCAACTATTCCAAGTTTCCAACCAATCAACCTGACGGACTCCACTTCTCCTCCTTCCCCAGTCGGGGATGACGTCGACGCCCAGCCTCCACTACCTTCTCCACCACCACATCACCAATCACAATCAGAATCAACTTCTCTAAGCTCAAATACTATTATGATCTCTGGTAGAGATCCCGATGCCCTTTTCAGCGGCGGTGGCATcaggtttatttgtttttttttttcttcaaaaaatttatttttatgttgctttttctattttgctcttatagttttggattttgaacttgtttttggTTCGATCCGAAATATTAAGTATTAGATTATCAAAAttgaagtaaatatttttacaagtcaGTTACTGTTGTGGTTTGCAGCTTTCTTAATGGAAGCGGTGGTGCTCAATTTAGTTATGGATATTCGAGTTTTAAGGGTAAAAGAGCTTCCATGGAGGATTTCTATGAGACAAGTATTTCTGAAGTTGATGGTCAAATGGTTGCCTTCTTCGGTGTTTTTGATGGTATTTGCCTCAGCTCTTCATTTccttaaattcatcaaattaagaGTGTGTTTTAAACTTAACGGGTACTCACTCGTGGTGTCTTATTTAGGCCATGGAGGTGCTAGAACTGCAGAATATCTGAAAAATAACCTTTTCAAGAATTTAAGCAGCCACCCTGATTTTATCAGAGACACAAAGACAGCAATTGGTATGGAATTGTGTTTGTATTGAATGAGTGCAATGTTGACTGATGTTGATACCTAGTATTTTGTTGCAGTTGAAGCATTTAGGCAGACTGATGCAGAATACCTCCATGAAGAAAAGGCCCATCAAAAAGATGCTGGGTCAACTGCGTCAACTGCTGTTCTTCTAGGGGACCGGTTGCTTGTTGCTAATGTTGGCGATTCTCGGGTTGTTGCCTGTAGAGCTGGTTCAGGTGGCTCATTTCTCTGTCAAGACTGAATTATTAGTGGTGATAGTCTAAGTATTCTTATGGCATCGTAAATTCTTAGTGAAAAAGGGATGTAGTATAAAATGGCATGAAATAGAATTAAGAATTACGGAAACTGGTTATTTATACACGAGTAAACATAGGTTGATGAATAATGATACCAGTTCAGAAAAATGCTTTTACGAGGTCTCTTTAAGGAAAGAGTTCCAAAGTTTCCTTGTAATTTCAAGAGTTTTATTAGATAAAGGGTAGTCAAGAATTACATTTATGAATTGTATTTGTATATTGTAtgacttttattatattttatttgtagctATTCCATTGTCTATTGATCATAAACCTGATAGATCTGATGAACGCCAAAGGATCGAAGAGGCTGGAGGTTTTGTTGTGTGGGCAGGTGAAACTTGATCATCTTGAGAAATATGTATTCCTTTATTGTTCCTTCATCTGCATTTGTTGTATACTTGTGCAGAATGAATTTCACCATGGATATTGCCTTTTCAGGCTGTGGATGCTTTTTCAGCTAAGCAAACTTAGATTTCTAACAATCTCATTAATTTCTCGGAGACTGGAGATGAACTGCCAAAACTCTGCTTTGCTTGATTAATTTCTTCTATAAATTAACTC is part of the Populus trichocarpa isolate Nisqually-1 chromosome 2, P.trichocarpa_v4.1, whole genome shotgun sequence genome and encodes:
- the LOC7466431 gene encoding probable protein phosphatase 2C 11, translating into MEVPSTSQQEFEYLFKLLLIGDSGVGKSTLLLSFTSKNFEDLSPTIGVDFKVKHVTIGGKKLKLAIWDTAGQERFRTLTSSYYRGAQGIIMVYDVTRRETFTNLSEIWAKEIDLYSTNQDCIKMLVGNKVDKESERVVTKKEGIDFAREYGCLFLECSAKTRVNVEQCFEELVLKILETPSLLAEGSSGVKKNVFKQKPPEDVTTSSCCSWILLQLKIIHTPLYPQSIICLYFSYKSTIPSFQPINLTDSTSPPSPVGDDVDAQPPLPSPPPHHQSQSESTSLSSNTIMISGRDPDALFSGGGISFLNGSGGAQFSYGYSSFKGKRASMEDFYETSISEVDGQMVAFFGVFDGHGGARTAEYLKNNLFKNLSSHPDFIRDTKTAIVEAFRQTDAEYLHEEKAHQKDAGSTASTAVLLGDRLLVANVGDSRVVACRAGSAIPLSIDHKPDRSDERQRIEEAGGFVVWAGTWRVGGVLAVSRAFGDKLLKPYVVAEPEIQEEEIDGVEFIIVASDGLWNVLTNKDAVALVQDITDAEAASRKLIQEAYARGSTDNITCVVVRFDWSPVSSSDLSSSSDSRTHEQAHQDPKLSQ